The following proteins come from a genomic window of Bradyrhizobium sp. SZCCHNS1050:
- a CDS encoding glucose 1-dehydrogenase: MSDSQMLAGKLALVTGAAHGNGRAIALGLAGRGADVVITDIDLEGAERCAAEIREHGRQAWAHRLDVTDAAGCTALAAQLRAEVGAISILVNNAGIIIRENIDSPRAPQNWQRVLDVNLNGVFNVTYAFLAALRATRGTIVNIASVASFVGISNTLGYSPSKGGVKSLTQALARELAADGIRVNAIAPGVIATAMTESTRNDPERLAGFMSRTPLGRVGQPEELAGPVAFLVSDMASYVNGVTLPVDGGFLAV; this comes from the coding sequence ATGAGCGACAGTCAGATGTTGGCCGGCAAGCTTGCGCTGGTCACGGGGGCGGCGCACGGCAATGGCCGCGCGATTGCGCTCGGCCTCGCCGGCCGCGGCGCCGATGTCGTCATCACCGACATCGACTTGGAGGGTGCCGAACGTTGCGCCGCCGAGATCCGCGAGCACGGCCGCCAGGCGTGGGCGCATCGGCTGGATGTCACCGACGCCGCCGGATGCACCGCATTGGCGGCGCAATTGCGCGCCGAGGTCGGCGCCATCTCGATCCTCGTCAACAATGCCGGCATCATCATCCGCGAGAACATCGACTCGCCGCGTGCGCCACAGAACTGGCAGCGCGTGCTCGACGTCAATCTCAACGGCGTGTTCAACGTCACCTACGCCTTCCTTGCCGCCTTGCGCGCGACGCGCGGCACGATCGTCAACATTGCATCCGTCGCCTCCTTCGTCGGCATCAGCAACACGCTCGGCTATTCGCCGTCCAAGGGCGGCGTGAAGTCGCTGACCCAGGCGCTGGCGCGCGAGCTCGCCGCGGACGGCATCCGCGTCAATGCCATCGCCCCCGGCGTGATCGCCACCGCGATGACGGAGTCGACCCGCAACGATCCCGAGCGGCTCGCCGGCTTCATGAGCCGCACGCCCCTCGGCCGCGTCGGCCAGCCCGAGGAGCTCGCTGGCCCGGTGGCGTTCCTGGTCTCCGACATGGCGTCCTACGTCAACGGCGTCACGCTGCCGGTCGACGGCGGCTTCCTGGCGGTGTAG
- a CDS encoding IclR family transcriptional regulator produces the protein MGRESRGIQSIEVGGTLLQALARSGEPMMLRDLAREAGLPPAKAHPYLVSFSRIGLIEQDETTGRYEIGPLALELGLISLRRLSAVRIATPKIAALAGAIDHAVSLAVWGTNGPTVVRLEEPSHPVHIVMRVGSIMALLETATGRAFAAFLPPKTVKAALDTGLDHLGVGYNPKRAPKSPKVAEMLAEVRAQGLARAIGDPLPGVNAFAAPVFDHAGHVALVITAMGPAGTFDAGWQSPLANRLRACAAEISKQLGHGIAQP, from the coding sequence ATGGGACGAGAGAGCCGCGGCATCCAGTCGATCGAGGTTGGCGGCACCTTGCTGCAGGCACTGGCCCGCAGCGGCGAGCCGATGATGCTGCGCGACCTCGCGCGCGAGGCCGGGCTGCCGCCGGCCAAGGCCCATCCCTACCTCGTCAGCTTCTCGCGCATCGGTTTGATCGAGCAGGACGAAACCACCGGCCGCTACGAGATCGGCCCGCTGGCGCTCGAGCTCGGCCTGATCAGCCTGCGGCGGCTGTCGGCGGTCCGGATCGCGACGCCGAAGATCGCAGCGCTCGCCGGCGCGATCGATCACGCGGTGTCGCTCGCGGTGTGGGGCACCAATGGCCCAACCGTGGTGCGGCTTGAGGAGCCGAGCCATCCGGTGCACATCGTGATGCGCGTCGGCTCGATCATGGCGCTGCTGGAGACGGCGACGGGCCGCGCGTTCGCGGCGTTCCTGCCGCCGAAGACCGTGAAGGCCGCGCTCGACACCGGCCTCGATCATCTCGGTGTCGGCTACAATCCGAAGCGCGCGCCGAAGAGCCCGAAAGTGGCGGAGATGCTGGCCGAGGTGCGCGCACAGGGCCTGGCGCGCGCCATCGGCGATCCGCTGCCCGGCGTCAATGCCTTCGCCGCACCGGTGTTCGATCACGCCGGCCACGTCGCACTGGTCATCACCGCGATGGGCCCGGCCGGCACCTTCGACGCCGGTTGGCAGTCCCCGCTCGCCAACCGCCTGCGCGCGTGTGCGGCCGAGATCTCCAAGCAGCTCGGCCACGGCATCGCGCAGCCGTGA
- a CDS encoding glutathione S-transferase family protein — MKIYWIKAQAPRRVLALVKHLGVPAEFIDISRGLKTPEFAALNPNMKAPVLVDGDTVLWESTAIMAHLCIRESCDMWPARNPQEQIEVLRWLAWNDCHWAPAVGPFYFEHIVRKTFGLGAPDRATLAGKVANLKTFAAVLDAHLRARGHVACDRLTIADFAAASMATDWREAEMPMESFPNIVRWLDGLMRLPAWAEPWPEKRSVAA; from the coding sequence ATGAAGATCTACTGGATCAAGGCCCAGGCGCCGCGCCGCGTGCTCGCGCTGGTCAAGCATCTCGGCGTGCCCGCCGAGTTCATCGACATCAGCCGCGGCCTGAAGACGCCGGAGTTCGCCGCGCTCAACCCGAATATGAAGGCGCCGGTGCTGGTCGACGGCGACACCGTGCTGTGGGAGTCGACCGCCATCATGGCGCACCTCTGCATCCGCGAGAGCTGCGACATGTGGCCGGCGCGCAATCCGCAGGAGCAGATCGAGGTGCTGCGCTGGCTGGCGTGGAACGACTGCCACTGGGCGCCGGCGGTCGGACCGTTCTATTTCGAGCACATCGTCCGCAAGACGTTCGGCCTCGGTGCGCCCGACCGTGCCACGCTGGCCGGCAAGGTCGCCAACCTGAAGACCTTCGCCGCCGTGCTCGATGCGCATCTGCGGGCGCGCGGCCACGTCGCCTGCGACCGGCTCACCATCGCCGATTTCGCGGCCGCCTCGATGGCGACCGACTGGCGCGAGGCCGAGATGCCGATGGAGTCGTTTCCGAACATCGTGCGCTGGCTCGATGGCCTGATGCGGCTGCCGGCGTGGGCCGAGCCGTGGCCGGAGAAACGCTCGGTCGCGGCCTGA
- a CDS encoding FAD-binding protein: MSATLQSDVVIAGGGLAGIVTALEALRAGKSVTIVDRDTPERLGGLALWAFGGMALIGTPLQARMKIPDTPEIALRDWIRFGELDAAEHWPLQWARYYVTHSRSEVYDWLLAHGVTFMPAVNWVERGRHGDGNALPRYHIVWGTSQRLTRVMIEAMRAADGGGRLTVLHRHRVVSLDRAAGAVAGVVAVNEETGAEIRIAAPLTVLAMGGLNGSHAEARANWIKGRPLPAAMLNGAHPFSDGKLHHHAAEAFGAEITHAGEMWNYAAGIPHPFPHFEGHGLSLVPCKSALWLNHRGERIGPEPLVTGFDTHDLCQRVAAQEKPYTWHLLNWRIAAKEFAISGAEHNPRIRDRQMPMFLKETLLGNHRLVRQMQRESRHFLVDETLTGLAAKMNALTGTGDVKPEVLQATADAFDANFGNGDKLHNDDQLRRILHARQWGPDKLRTCKPAPLQAPGAGPYIAIHMQLITRKSLGGLKTDLQSRVLDTTGAPIGGLYAVGEAAGFGGGGASGKRSLEGTFLPGCILTARAAVRAM; encoded by the coding sequence ATGAGCGCGACGCTGCAATCCGATGTTGTCATCGCCGGCGGCGGTCTTGCCGGCATCGTCACCGCGCTGGAGGCACTGCGCGCCGGCAAGTCGGTGACGATCGTGGACCGGGACACGCCCGAGCGGCTCGGCGGGCTGGCGTTGTGGGCATTCGGCGGCATGGCGCTGATCGGCACGCCGCTGCAGGCGCGCATGAAGATCCCGGATACGCCGGAGATCGCGTTGCGCGACTGGATCAGGTTTGGCGAGCTCGATGCCGCCGAGCACTGGCCGCTGCAATGGGCGCGCTACTACGTCACGCATTCGCGCAGCGAGGTCTACGACTGGCTGCTGGCGCACGGCGTGACGTTCATGCCGGCAGTGAACTGGGTCGAGCGCGGCCGGCACGGCGACGGCAATGCGCTGCCGCGCTATCACATCGTCTGGGGCACCTCGCAGCGGCTCACGCGCGTAATGATCGAAGCGATGCGCGCGGCCGACGGTGGCGGCAGGCTGACGGTGCTGCACCGTCACCGCGTCGTCAGCCTCGATCGTGCTGCCGGCGCCGTGGCGGGCGTTGTTGCCGTCAACGAGGAGACGGGCGCCGAAATCCGCATCGCCGCGCCGCTGACGGTGCTGGCGATGGGCGGCCTCAATGGCAGCCATGCGGAGGCCCGCGCCAACTGGATCAAGGGCCGGCCGCTGCCGGCGGCGATGCTCAATGGCGCGCATCCGTTCTCCGACGGCAAGTTGCATCACCACGCGGCCGAGGCGTTCGGCGCCGAGATCACGCATGCCGGCGAGATGTGGAACTACGCCGCCGGCATCCCGCATCCGTTTCCGCATTTCGAGGGCCATGGCCTGTCGCTGGTGCCGTGCAAATCGGCATTGTGGCTCAATCACAGGGGCGAGCGCATCGGGCCCGAGCCGCTGGTGACCGGCTTCGACACCCATGATCTGTGCCAGCGCGTCGCGGCGCAGGAGAAGCCGTATACGTGGCATTTGTTGAACTGGCGCATCGCTGCCAAGGAGTTCGCCATCTCCGGCGCCGAGCACAATCCGCGCATCCGCGACCGGCAGATGCCGATGTTCCTCAAGGAGACCCTACTCGGCAATCATCGCCTGGTCAGGCAGATGCAGCGCGAGAGCCGGCATTTCCTGGTCGACGAGACGCTGACCGGTCTCGCCGCCAAGATGAATGCGCTGACCGGCACCGGCGACGTGAAGCCGGAGGTGCTGCAGGCCACCGCCGACGCCTTCGACGCGAACTTTGGGAATGGCGACAAGCTCCACAATGACGACCAGTTGCGCCGCATCCTGCACGCGCGGCAATGGGGCCCCGACAAGCTCCGCACCTGCAAGCCTGCGCCGCTGCAGGCCCCGGGCGCCGGGCCTTACATCGCCATTCATATGCAACTGATTACCCGCAAGAGCCTCGGCGGCCTCAAGACTGATCTGCAGAGCCGGGTGCTCGACACCACGGGTGCGCCGATCGGCGGGCTCTATGCGGTCGGCGAAGCCGCCGGCTTCGGCGGCGGCGGCGCGTCGGGCAAGCGTTCGCTGGAGGGCACGTTCCTGCCGGGTTGCATTCTCACCGCACGGGCGGCGGTGCGCGCGATGTGA
- a CDS encoding acetolactate synthase large subunit, with amino-acid sequence MPNGAQALIRTLVNSGIRVCFTNPGTSEMHFVAALDSAPEMRAVLCLFEGVATGAADGYARMTGTPAATLLHLGCGLGNGLANLHNARKGKVPVVNIVGDHATYHVPYDAQLQSDIETVARNVSPEFVWTSQVTSELCRDAVAAVKAACSWPGQVATLILPADVSWGEGGVAEPAPVIEPPAPADDATVQAVAEAIRAGGRSAFLLGGTALHEESLLAAARIAATCGVKVYAETFPTRMQRGAGLPAVERIAYLAEMAQIQLKEIDTLILVDAKAPVSFFAYPGKKSYLPHDGCKVLTLSTPAQHAACSLTRLAAALEAGRATPVLSPASRPGRPRGKKLTAEKVCKAVGHLLPENAIIIDEAISSGLMLSKFTAGAPRHDLITLTGGAIGQGLPNAIGAAIACPDRPVIALIGDGSSMYTIQSLWTIARERLNVTAIIFNNASYSVLNVELERVGAEEIGPKARAQLDLHGPVLKLAQIADGMGVRSTRVTTPDELTSALQGALARPGPHLIEAMVPPALTGLKLKLLPHLLGSLDRVPLPVARMLKRKIAP; translated from the coding sequence ATGCCCAACGGCGCACAAGCTCTGATACGGACCCTGGTCAATTCCGGCATTCGGGTCTGCTTCACCAATCCTGGCACCTCCGAGATGCATTTCGTCGCGGCGCTGGACTCCGCGCCGGAGATGCGCGCCGTACTGTGCCTGTTCGAAGGGGTGGCGACCGGTGCGGCGGACGGCTACGCCCGGATGACCGGCACGCCCGCGGCAACGCTGCTGCATCTCGGTTGCGGCCTCGGCAACGGCCTCGCCAATCTGCACAATGCGCGCAAGGGCAAGGTGCCCGTCGTCAACATCGTCGGCGACCACGCCACCTATCATGTCCCTTATGACGCGCAGCTCCAGTCCGATATCGAGACCGTCGCGCGCAACGTCTCGCCGGAATTCGTCTGGACCTCGCAGGTGACGTCGGAGCTGTGCCGCGACGCGGTGGCGGCCGTGAAGGCGGCGTGCTCCTGGCCCGGACAGGTCGCGACGCTGATCCTGCCGGCCGACGTGTCCTGGGGTGAGGGCGGCGTCGCCGAGCCGGCGCCGGTGATCGAGCCGCCGGCGCCTGCGGACGATGCGACCGTGCAGGCCGTCGCCGAGGCGATCAGGGCGGGCGGCCGCAGCGCTTTTCTACTCGGAGGCACGGCGCTGCACGAGGAGTCGCTGCTGGCGGCCGCGCGCATCGCCGCGACCTGCGGTGTGAAAGTCTACGCCGAAACGTTTCCGACACGCATGCAGCGTGGAGCGGGCCTGCCGGCCGTCGAGCGGATCGCCTATCTCGCCGAGATGGCGCAGATCCAGCTCAAGGAGATCGACACCCTGATCCTGGTCGACGCCAAGGCGCCGGTGTCGTTCTTCGCCTATCCCGGCAAGAAGAGCTATCTGCCACATGACGGCTGCAAGGTGCTGACCTTGTCGACGCCGGCGCAGCACGCCGCGTGCAGCCTGACCAGGCTTGCCGCCGCCCTGGAGGCCGGGCGCGCCACGCCGGTATTGTCGCCGGCCTCGCGGCCCGGGCGTCCGCGCGGCAAGAAGCTGACCGCGGAAAAGGTCTGCAAGGCCGTCGGTCATCTCCTGCCCGAGAACGCCATCATCATCGACGAGGCGATCAGCTCCGGCCTGATGCTGTCGAAATTCACCGCGGGCGCGCCACGCCACGATCTGATCACTTTGACCGGCGGCGCCATCGGGCAGGGGCTGCCGAATGCGATCGGGGCGGCGATCGCCTGTCCCGACCGGCCGGTGATCGCGCTGATCGGCGACGGCAGCTCGATGTACACGATCCAGTCGCTGTGGACGATCGCGCGCGAGCGGCTCAACGTCACCGCCATCATCTTCAACAACGCCTCCTACTCGGTGCTCAACGTCGAGCTGGAACGGGTCGGCGCCGAGGAGATCGGACCGAAGGCGCGGGCGCAGCTCGACCTGCACGGGCCGGTCCTCAAGCTCGCGCAGATCGCCGACGGCATGGGCGTGCGATCGACCCGCGTCACCACGCCGGACGAACTCACCAGCGCCTTGCAGGGGGCGCTGGCGCGGCCGGGGCCCCATCTGATCGAGGCGATGGTGCCGCCAGCGCTGACCGGCCTCAAGCTGAAGCTCCTGCCGCACCTCCTGGGATCGCTCGACCGTGTTCCGCTGCCGGTGGCGCGGATGCTCAAGCGCAAGATCGCGCCGTGA
- a CDS encoding LysR family transcriptional regulator: MHTPTLRQLQQLVYLAEERHFARAAKRAHVTQSALSRSLQTLEDEAGMRLFDRSSRSVEITAVGERLVARARSLLSGADDLGREMRLLRSGDAGQVTVGVGAFTGLVLLPDAMAQLYAEHPSVRIKLVQDNWRALMDVLQQGKLDFFLAHITDIRTDDSLDLEPLGSLPGYFYCRPTHPLAGRRELSARDLAGQHFASVALPPDFSRRLDDLIAAPRGRGFNVALESENAGLLVQMAVRSDVVLVAGDAVVTHELASGQLVRLNVAELKEPRASDLLLAQFGILRLKGRTLSPAAMMLMDMVRAQAAQMLTGPRRPPAPRAARNAHRSRPRSRKKPGAPRRNRSRSHTRSKA; the protein is encoded by the coding sequence ATGCACACACCAACGTTGCGTCAGTTGCAGCAGCTGGTCTACCTCGCGGAAGAGCGGCATTTCGCCCGGGCCGCCAAGCGCGCCCATGTCACCCAGTCGGCGCTGAGCCGCAGCCTGCAGACCCTGGAGGACGAAGCGGGGATGCGGCTGTTCGACCGCAGCTCGCGCTCGGTGGAGATCACGGCGGTCGGCGAACGGCTGGTGGCGCGGGCGCGCTCGCTGTTGTCGGGCGCCGACGATCTCGGCCGCGAGATGCGGCTGTTGCGCTCGGGCGATGCCGGCCAGGTGACGGTGGGCGTCGGCGCGTTCACGGGCCTAGTGCTGCTGCCGGATGCGATGGCGCAGCTGTATGCCGAGCATCCATCCGTGCGCATCAAGCTGGTGCAGGACAATTGGCGCGCCCTGATGGACGTGCTGCAACAAGGCAAGCTCGATTTCTTCCTGGCGCACATCACCGACATCAGGACCGACGACAGCCTGGACCTCGAACCGCTCGGAAGCCTTCCCGGCTACTTCTACTGCCGGCCGACCCATCCGTTGGCGGGGCGACGGGAGCTGTCGGCGCGCGATCTGGCCGGCCAGCACTTCGCCTCCGTCGCGCTGCCGCCGGACTTCAGCCGGCGGCTGGACGACCTGATCGCCGCGCCACGGGGACGCGGTTTCAATGTCGCCCTCGAATCCGAGAACGCCGGCCTGCTGGTGCAAATGGCGGTCCGCTCGGACGTCGTGCTCGTCGCGGGGGATGCGGTCGTCACCCACGAGCTGGCCTCCGGTCAGCTGGTCCGGCTCAATGTGGCCGAGCTGAAAGAGCCGCGCGCATCCGACCTGCTGCTGGCGCAGTTCGGCATCCTGCGCCTGAAGGGCCGCACGCTGTCGCCGGCGGCGATGATGCTGATGGACATGGTGCGCGCGCAAGCCGCGCAAATGCTGACCGGACCGCGCCGGCCGCCGGCTCCGCGCGCCGCACGCAACGCGCATCGATCTCGGCCGAGATCACGCAAGAAGCCGGGTGCACCCCGGCGCAACCGGTCGCGAAGTCATACCAGGAGCAAAGCCTGA
- a CDS encoding ACT domain-containing protein, which yields MAGGRNLDTLLRTMAPELQDGVFVFCTVDTHHDIPAELTPLMLFREREGITLIVRREDAEQAGLPYQFVARLITLSVRSALDAVGFLAAVTTCLAGAGISVNAVSAFHHDHLFVPEAQAEQAMRVLEEMSRRAAVG from the coding sequence ATGGCGGGCGGACGCAACCTCGATACGCTGCTGCGCACGATGGCTCCCGAGCTGCAGGACGGCGTATTCGTGTTCTGCACCGTCGATACGCATCACGACATCCCGGCCGAGCTGACGCCGTTGATGCTGTTTCGCGAGCGCGAAGGGATCACGCTGATCGTCCGGCGCGAGGACGCCGAGCAGGCCGGGCTGCCGTATCAGTTCGTCGCGCGCCTGATCACGCTGTCGGTGCGATCAGCGCTCGATGCGGTCGGCTTCCTCGCCGCAGTCACGACCTGCCTCGCAGGGGCCGGCATCAGTGTCAACGCGGTCTCGGCCTTTCATCATGATCACCTGTTCGTACCCGAAGCGCAGGCAGAGCAGGCAATGCGGGTTCTGGAGGAGATGTCGCGCCGCGCGGCCGTCGGATGA
- a CDS encoding glutathione S-transferase family protein, with translation MGVLVDGQWHDVWYDTAASGGRFIRKDSAFRSFVTADGRPGPSGTGGFEAEAGRYHLYVSLACPWAHRTLIMRALKGLDDMISVSVVHWLMREQGWTFAEGPGVVADSVNHAGLLHQVYTAAEPHYSGRVTVPVLWDKQNRTIVNNESSEIIRMLNSAFDGVGARQGDYYPQAQRDEIDAINARVYDTLNNGVYKCGFATTQSAYEEAIGPLFATLDWLEERLSARRFLLGDTMTEADIRLFTTLIRFDAVYVGHFKCNIRRIADYPNLSAYTRDLYQWPGIAATVNFEHIKRHYYESHRTINPTGIVPVGPRQDFTSPHGRERLAAN, from the coding sequence ATGGGAGTCCTGGTCGACGGCCAATGGCACGACGTCTGGTACGACACGGCGGCGTCCGGCGGCCGTTTCATCCGCAAGGATTCGGCGTTCCGTAGCTTCGTCACGGCTGACGGCCGTCCGGGCCCATCCGGCACCGGCGGCTTCGAGGCCGAAGCGGGCCGCTATCATCTCTATGTCAGCCTGGCCTGCCCGTGGGCTCACCGCACCCTGATCATGCGCGCGCTGAAGGGGCTCGATGACATGATTTCGGTATCGGTCGTGCACTGGCTGATGCGCGAGCAGGGCTGGACGTTTGCCGAGGGTCCGGGCGTCGTGGCCGACAGCGTCAATCACGCCGGCCTTCTGCATCAGGTCTACACCGCCGCGGAGCCGCATTATTCCGGCCGCGTCACCGTGCCCGTGCTCTGGGACAAGCAAAACCGCACCATCGTCAACAACGAGTCGTCAGAGATCATCCGCATGCTGAACTCGGCGTTCGACGGCGTCGGCGCCAGGCAAGGCGACTATTATCCGCAAGCCCAGCGCGATGAGATCGACGCCATCAATGCGCGCGTCTACGACACGCTGAACAACGGCGTCTACAAATGCGGCTTCGCGACCACGCAATCCGCCTATGAGGAGGCGATCGGCCCGCTGTTCGCCACGCTCGACTGGCTGGAGGAGCGGCTGTCGGCGCGCCGCTTCCTGCTCGGCGACACCATGACCGAGGCCGACATCCGGCTGTTCACGACGCTGATCCGCTTCGATGCCGTCTATGTCGGCCACTTCAAGTGCAACATCCGCCGCATCGCCGACTATCCGAATCTTTCAGCCTACACGCGCGATCTCTACCAATGGCCGGGGATTGCCGCGACGGTGAATTTTGAGCACATCAAGCGGCACTACTACGAGAGCCATCGCACCATCAATCCGACCGGCATCGTCCCGGTCGGGCCGCGGCAGGATTTCACCTCGCCGCATGGGCGCGAGCGCCTGGCGGCGAACTGA
- a CDS encoding DUF2278 family protein — translation MPLNDYSLLKGRPINNRLATGSSPHYQVQVSAGGELYRIAINVRSQDGSEVEFLVRSRFEHPIVDDLKAFSEGLHPLESKPGGVALDFIRGNLMQPWELKPLPLSAAGPDNDLNEKIDAYVQRAMSDEMALIYAFGVAWGPEEKADRYFGFKPGRGIHDIHFNQGNPPGQYAKDNGPWQDGGLLFEFPDQQQWVAIFLKFQTQAWHSDDASGGVILPPDPDYPNAPHTPPDRDHIPPLDVPDGLVRIIAAYVNDVRTPEHETVTLLNTADVDVDLTGWQIKDKQKNAMQLSGMIGRGATLVVPIVAPVALSNRGGIITLLNAAGVKVHGVSYTREQAAQPGRTIPFQS, via the coding sequence ATGCCATTGAATGACTATTCGCTTCTCAAGGGTCGGCCCATCAACAATCGTCTGGCGACGGGAAGCAGTCCGCACTATCAGGTGCAGGTCTCGGCCGGCGGTGAGCTCTATCGGATAGCCATCAATGTCCGCTCCCAGGATGGCAGCGAGGTCGAATTCCTGGTTCGCTCGCGCTTCGAACATCCAATCGTCGACGACCTGAAGGCGTTTTCGGAAGGGCTGCATCCGCTGGAGAGCAAGCCCGGCGGCGTGGCGCTCGATTTCATCCGGGGCAATCTGATGCAGCCATGGGAGCTGAAGCCGCTGCCACTGTCGGCCGCGGGCCCCGACAACGATCTCAACGAGAAGATCGACGCCTACGTTCAGCGCGCCATGTCCGACGAGATGGCTCTCATCTATGCCTTCGGCGTCGCATGGGGACCGGAGGAGAAGGCGGACCGCTATTTCGGCTTCAAGCCCGGCCGCGGTATCCACGACATCCATTTCAACCAGGGCAATCCGCCCGGCCAATATGCCAAGGACAACGGTCCCTGGCAGGATGGCGGACTGCTCTTCGAGTTTCCCGACCAGCAGCAATGGGTCGCCATCTTCCTGAAATTCCAGACCCAGGCCTGGCATTCGGACGATGCCAGCGGAGGGGTCATCCTTCCGCCCGATCCCGATTACCCGAACGCGCCGCATACGCCTCCCGACCGCGACCACATTCCGCCGCTCGACGTGCCCGACGGGCTGGTGCGGATCATCGCGGCCTATGTCAACGACGTGCGCACGCCCGAGCACGAGACGGTCACGCTGCTGAACACCGCCGATGTCGACGTCGATCTCACCGGCTGGCAGATCAAGGACAAGCAGAAGAACGCCATGCAACTGAGCGGCATGATCGGGCGCGGCGCCACCCTGGTGGTGCCCATCGTCGCGCCGGTCGCGCTGTCGAACCGGGGCGGCATCATCACGCTGTTGAATGCCGCGGGCGTGAAGGTGCACGGCGTCTCCTATACGCGGGAACAGGCGGCGCAGCCGGGGCGCACCATCCCGTTCCAGTCGTGA